A genome region from Arachis duranensis cultivar V14167 chromosome 6, aradu.V14167.gnm2.J7QH, whole genome shotgun sequence includes the following:
- the LOC107493878 gene encoding uncharacterized protein LOC107493878 — protein MAEENAEADVVRVIKAAGEPSWPMRLPLPNDLLPNASNYIYITVSDGSDRTYKIACSPKGRKAITLGRGWQRFYHEYKLQPSNILLFKHKGRDDFSVRIFQSLGVERTYVTSGGDSDDMTTPQVQRNRPGAPPMPQHQTGCINVPRSAAAAEVEQTFRSEHPFFTMYITKRLLGLHFLVMAFPLY, from the exons ATGGCCGAAGAAAATGCGGAAGCTGACGTCGTTAGGGTTATTAAAGCGGCAGGAGAGCCCTCGTGGCCGATG CGTCTACCATTACCAAATGATCTCCTCCCCAATGCTAGCAACTATATTTACATCACAGTCTCCGACGGGTCAGACCGTACTTACAAGATTGCATGCAGCCCCAAGGGGCGGAAAGCGATCACTCTCGGGAGGGGATGGCAAAGGTTTTACCATGAATACAAGCTACAACCTTCTAACATTCTGCTGTTCAAGCACAAGGGCAGGGACGACTTCAGCGTTCGCATCTTTCAGTCGTTGGGTGTAGAGAGGACGTATGTTACGTCCGGTGGCGACTCTGACGACATGACAACCCCCCAGGTGCAAAGGAACCGTCCAGGCGCTCCTCCAATGCCCCAACATCAAACGGGTTGCATCAATGTCCCCAGGAGCGCCGCTGCAGCCGAGGTGGAGCAGACATTTCGTTCCGAGCACCCCTTCTTCACCATGTATATCACAAAAAGGCTGTTGGGCCTCCACTTCCTAGTAATGGCTTTTCCTCTCTACTAA